TGCTGATCGCCGGAGGTCACGGGCACCGGGTGGAACACCTCGATGTCCTCCTTGTTGTCTACGTTGTGGGGGCACATTTGCAGCTTGGGGCACACTTCGCGGGGATTGAGTCCCTGGACAAGGAGGGCGATCACGGCATCTCCGTACATCTCCACAAAGTTGCGGCACTGGCCGGCCACGCCTTTGGGGAACTTGGTGCACATGTTCTCGACGGTGTGCTTGATCTCGTCATCGGTGGCTGGGGTGGCCAGGGTCTCCTGGATGAAGTGCAGCAAGTACTCGCAGATGGTGCACAGCTCGCCGCCCTCCACGAGCAGGCTGGGATTCGCGGCACCCATCAGATGGTCGATGGGCAGCTGCATGCCGATGAGCTGGTCCTGGGTGAACTTGGGCTCGTGGGCTCCCAGCTTCTGCAGCTTCGTGATGGTCACCTGCACTTGGGCGGGCTCAATGGCGGGCAGGAGAGGCATGATCGGGGCAACAGGTGTGGCGTGTGGTCCGGCAGCGTTCTTGGGGCAAACGCCAATGAGGAAGCAGGCGCCGTTGGCATCCAGCTTATTCACCAGGGTGTTGTAGATCACGTCGTAGTACTGGTCCACGATGCTGATGCACTCGTCCTTGAAGCCGCGCGACTGCTTGCAGAAGCCCTCCAGCACCTGCTTGAACTCCGTTTCCGTGGTGTTGGCCACGAGGACATCGCGCAAATGCTTCACCAGCTGCTCGCACAGCGCGCAGGGAATGTCATCGCCGGCATCGAGGGCAACCAGTGCCTCGGGCGCCTGCTTCTCCTCCTCGTGCTGGTGGTACCGCGAGGCACACACTCCCGAAACGTGGCAGAGCGCGTCCGTGTTCAGATGCTGGCGCACATGGTCGTAGATTTCGTTGAAGTACGACAGCACAATGTTGGCGCAGGCGTCCGAGAAGCTGGACAGCGAGCCGCACACGTGCAGCAGCTGCTCGACCATGTCGTCGCGGTTGGTGGCCTCGAACTTCTCATGCATCATGTACGAGAGCAGGTTGCAGTTGCCGCAGGACAACTGGTTGGGCTTCAGGATCACACTGGTCTCCTCCTCGGACGAGTCCTCCTCCTGTACCTTGCCTTCGAGTGCGGCCTGGTAGGCGCCCTTCAGCTTCTCATCGATGGAGGCGCTGTTGCAGAGCCCGGCCACTGAGCAAACTTGCTGTGGAATCGCCGACAAAGAAGTATAAGCATAAGGGGGTTCAATGGATTGCGGGAGAGCAGACTCACGTCGGGGTTCATTTGGGAGGCCAGGGCCTCGACCAGCTCCGGCAGGAAGTCGTCGGCCATCTTGATGCACTCCTTCTGGATGGGCTTGATGGGTATCAGCTTGCAGGAGCCCTCGAAGACCTCCTTCAGCTCCTCCTCGGTCTCATTGCTCTTCAGTTGGTCGCGGGCCTGCGTCACCATGTCCTTGCATATCTGGCAGATGGAGTCCGTGTCCACGGGCACCACCTTCTTCTCCCACACGGTCTGGATGCAGTGTCGGGTGGCCCGGCATTCCTTCGAGTTGCTGCAGCGGATAGaaaacaaagaaaacaaaGATACTGTCAGCTTGAATTTCTCCGAAAACCCAACCCCGATAAGCCCAAAGAACGAAAGCAATTAGGATATGGCTGATGCAGCAGTAAAACCGACCGAAGCGCGGATCAAATGACCCGCATTCGTAATCGGATGACCAAGGCGCCGAGTCAGCAGAGACAGAACCGGAGGGATCAGAGTCCACCACTGGAAAGGGAGAAACCACGAGATGGGGCGCTTCCCTTTCAGTTGAATGCACCCGCAGAGCATGTGATTACTGCTGACTGATGGATAATATTGGATAATATTTTGCATGGCTCTGGTCCGTTTATTGGTCTGATTGAATCTATGGAGTGGATTTCGATGTGCTAATGGCTAATGCCtattaacaacaacaacacaaatGTGTGTTTTCCTTTTGCCTAAATACAGACAGAAATACACGTACGTCTAGGGAGAGTGGGGCGGGGGGGaggaaaaacaacaaaagataAGCACGGAAACGTCttgaatacatatgtatgtggctatgtatgtatgggtTGTATATCTGGGTACATCTACACAAATATTATATGGTTGTTCATTTGTGGTGTATGTGATATTGTTTTTAATATTTTCAGCAATGGCGACGTTTTTTTTGTCAAACAAAGAACGGTTAAGAGAAATGCTGGATTTTCCTCGAGAGGtgtttaaaaataaatcaatcaAAGAACAAAGGAATCGGTTATGGTACTATATGGTAAACCCAGCGATAAGTCCAACGATAAGGAACCCCGTTTGTAAGAACTACACCCGTACCGTATGTGACACATGCATTTGGGATTAGTCAGGTTCAGTCATATACATAGTTATGCCGATAGCGagcagagcagaacagatCGGCTGTCAAATGATACCCAGATCGCATGAACTCTGTCTTAGTCATGCAAATAGTGGGGCGGGTGATGAAGCAGAGACTGATTAACTTTGTTCAGCTGCAGGCGTCGGATTGTTAATTCGATTAACGGCAAGAGCGTCGAAAACAAAGCGCACTGGAgaatacagagagagagagagagggaggcaAAACTGCAAAACAAGAATAGGACGGAGGAACTAGAGCAGTCGCCACAAAGGTTATCGGGAATGGCGACGACAGTCGCGACTAATACTATTGCGGTGATTGCAGATTGATTGTCTTATCGTTGGGAAAGGAACACTAATGGCTCGCAAACAATGAACAAACGGGGAGAGGCCATTGGGTTAAGAACTGCTGCTCTTCTCGCCTAGATAGATTTCCGATGACTAGGCACTTTTCCCCACCCCAACGCGCACTGCACTCACCTTAAATTGTCACACCAGTAGGTGGGTCCCCAGGTGCATTTGCTGGCGCCGACCAGTTGCTGGGCGCCACCGCTGACAGGCGACGAGGAGGCGATGCCTGAAATATTGCAACACACATAAACATACACATATATTGTAGTTTACAAATCAATCACGCTTAAAACGCAATTTGCACCTATGACACACAACTTACCGCAGGCACAAACAGCCAAAATGGCCAAAAGGCCAGCTCTGCGCATTTTGTTGATTGTTCTTGGATTGTTTGAAGAAGTTGAGTGGGGGTCGGGTAAGCTTCACTGTGTTTTCGTGGACTGATTGTTTTTATAAATCTGGAAAAGCGAACTGGAGAGTATTGTAAGTAAGGGGGTGCAGAGGCAGGTGGTAACGTTAAAAGTTTTTCCTCCGATTCAGCTCTCGGATTTTGTCGCACAAATATTGCTGCTCGTTGGGTGTTTTCGATCGCTGTTCGGTCCGGACCATTACCTTTTGCCAcgattttttgattttgtacgAACTTTACACTTTGTTTctagaaaataaaaaaattgaaaaatattggCAAATGCAACCCTGTCGATGTTCGGTTCTATCGGATTCCCACTaaagccccctctatttaaatagttcaactacttgaggtaaatggcggaaaatattactGATTGTTAATTCTTCTTGAGGATTCATGCCATCTCTACTATGAACTTAAAAAAAACCACGATATTTTTCagctgaactgcgctaaaatgattcaattttcattattttcagtggaaaattgaaatacccccttggcttataatgggttaatcgttctccgtcaaggattggaaaccatattcctcgattttgatattccgctGAATATTACTGGCtagatagaacatttagccatgcccacataattatATCCGATTAATTAAACTATTCTGAACTTGAGTCGCTTATTTTAGACACATGCTTTTATTGCAATTTGCGTAGAtagaggttttagcgaaataagtgaaacaaaaaacaagtagcgacaaacgaaaaaggaaattgctcaattttgatattccattgaataatgctgacaAACTAAATCTCTAagcaatgcccacatagttttatcctattgatgaataaattttcttccAGATTGGCTAGTTtatagtccttgcttttattgtattttggaTAAAACAAGGTTTTTATGAATGTTCGAAAATCTGCCCCACAAATCCAATTGAGATGGCAGTGCTTCGATAAGTCGCGACAGCTGATCGCTAGTGGTGGTTATAAAATTTAAATCGATGCTGTTATCGATGCTGTTATCGACTATTT
This region of Drosophila miranda strain MSH22 chromosome 2, D.miranda_PacBio2.1, whole genome shotgun sequence genomic DNA includes:
- the LOC108155506 gene encoding uncharacterized protein LOC108155506, producing MRRAGLLAILAVCACGIASSSPVSGGAQQLVGASKCTWGPTYWCDNLSNSKECRATRHCIQTVWEKKVVPVDTDSICQICKDMVTQARDQLKSNETEEELKEVFEGSCKLIPIKPIQKECIKMADDFLPELVEALASQMNPDQVCSVAGLCNSASIDEKLKGAYQAALEGKVQEEDSSEEETSVILKPNQLSCGNCNLLSYMMHEKFEATNRDDMVEQLLHVCGSLSSFSDACANIVLSYFNEIYDHVRQHLNTDALCHVSGVCASRYHQHEEEKQAPEALVALDAGDDIPCALCEQLVKHLRDVLVANTTETEFKQVLEGFCKQSRGFKDECISIVDQYYDVIYNTLVNKLDANGACFLIGVCPKNAAGPHATPVAPIMPLLPAIEPAQVQVTITKLQKLGAHEPKFTQDQLIGMQLPIDHLMGAANPSLLVEGGELCTICEYLLHFIQETLATPATDDEIKHTVENMCTKFPKGVAGQCRNFVEMYGDAVIALLVQGLNPREVCPKLQMCPHNVDNKEDIEVFHPVPVTSGDQQDQPTCPLCLFAVEQAQIKIRDNKSKDNIKKVLAGLCVHLPSKLRSECVDFVNTYSNELIDLLITDFKPQEICVQLKLCPKTKNYLDDMGISMEDDESSSSEEMFFNEVASLEQLPIEVVFERDYNGAPNCLICEELVKTVEKKMGKHPTKDSIKQALEQSCDKLKKPVASKCHKLIDKFGDQIADLLLKEMDPKLICAELGLCLFSELDDLEIDEALKYDVIALPHPADQLARLEESPKPKEPPTCVLCEFIMTKLEADLKNKTEQDDIKRAILAVCDHLPATVRKPCDTFVEGYAAAVIDLLSKVPPKEVCQKLQLCFSQVVTDEVIECGVCHGATQVLLPFLSARSKDTDVTTVEMTSVACENLPAKYYSICSKMISIYGNSFKHLSERPYVDQSHVCAEIGKCFDSEKSSLAFARISA